In one window of Shewanella goraebulensis DNA:
- a CDS encoding TorD/DmsD family molecular chaperone — protein MSIKQSVEQLGEYQAIARILHNLFCHYPEAELITSFKDNDVAATWPTFAGRSDNQQGRDALTAYLNHWDEAEQLMDLKVDYGQLFFGPGEPKAIPQGSAYLGEDQVHFDASTIALIDFYKQHGVSFELEMPQPVDHIGLFFSVLDSSFAKLQEAATNPDSDTDAQQLTQFIQVLLQQHMLPWAGRCLELAKVNAETDFYVGISLLANDYLAELADAFNVLPMPRKLFR, from the coding sequence ATGAGTATTAAACAGTCAGTTGAACAGTTAGGCGAATACCAAGCAATAGCGCGTATTCTGCATAACCTATTTTGTCATTATCCTGAGGCTGAGCTTATCACCAGCTTTAAAGACAATGACGTTGCTGCCACTTGGCCAACATTCGCAGGTCGCAGTGATAATCAACAAGGACGTGACGCTCTAACAGCCTATCTCAACCATTGGGATGAAGCTGAACAGTTAATGGATTTAAAAGTCGATTATGGTCAGCTATTTTTTGGCCCTGGTGAGCCTAAAGCAATCCCGCAAGGGTCTGCATATTTAGGTGAAGATCAAGTACATTTTGATGCCTCAACCATTGCCTTGATTGATTTTTATAAGCAGCATGGCGTGAGTTTCGAACTCGAAATGCCGCAACCAGTGGATCATATTGGCCTGTTTTTCAGTGTACTTGATTCAAGTTTTGCCAAGTTGCAAGAAGCCGCAACAAACCCTGATTCAGATACAGATGCGCAGCAGTTAACCCAGTTTATTCAGGTATTATTGCAACAGCATATGCTGCCTTGGGCTGGTCGCTGTTTGGAGCTTGCAAAAGTGAATGCTGAAACTGATTTTTATGTCGGTATTTCATTACTAGCTAACGATTACTTAGCAGAGCTTGCTGATGCGTTTAACGTATTACCAATGCCAAGAAAGTTATTTAGATAA
- the greB gene encoding transcription elongation factor GreB has protein sequence MKTNLITPEGMTKLKTELNYLWREYRPEITKKVTWAASLGDRSENADYKENKRLLRQIDGRVRFLRKRIENLKVVEYATEQEGKIFFGAWVEIENDAGDILQFRIVGPDEIYGDAKGYISIDSPMARALLKKEVDDDAVVPTPAGPQDWYINKISYTAL, from the coding sequence GTGAAGACCAATCTCATCACCCCTGAAGGGATGACCAAGCTAAAAACTGAATTGAACTATTTATGGCGAGAATACCGTCCTGAGATCACCAAAAAAGTGACTTGGGCAGCTAGCCTTGGCGATCGCTCGGAAAATGCTGACTACAAAGAAAATAAACGTTTATTACGCCAAATCGACGGCCGAGTCCGCTTTTTAAGAAAACGTATCGAAAATCTTAAAGTGGTCGAATATGCTACCGAGCAAGAAGGTAAAATCTTCTTTGGTGCTTGGGTTGAAATCGAAAACGATGCCGGTGATATCTTACAGTTTCGCATCGTCGGCCCTGACGAAATTTATGGCGATGCCAAAGGTTATATCTCTATCGATTCCCCAATGGCACGGGCATTACTAAAAAAAGAAGTCGACGACGATGCGGTCGTCCCAACCCCTGCAGGCCCGCAAGATTGGTATATCAATAAAATATCCTATACTGCTTTATAG